One genomic segment of Myxococcales bacterium includes these proteins:
- a CDS encoding ABC transporter substrate-binding protein, protein MRLGRRAFLSTFALIGCARPGRAPGPARRVVSLSPSTTEAIFALGHGARLVGRSRYCDFPPEVKAVRPVGGFVDPSLEAILAVKPDLVIGVQGPGLRDFADRLEARGISTYFPPSQNFAEIGAMLVGLARLLGDEAAGVAARAAIFRERDSVVSALGNRPRPRALLVFGLRPVVVAAPGSFPDEMLTLAGADNVIVGERTRFPTLGIERVLALDPDVVVDSTGGAMREGISITKDLPGWTEVRAVREGHLVVVSDDRVLRPGPRVGQGLAVLARALHPGVVIP, encoded by the coding sequence GTGAGGCTCGGCCGACGCGCATTTCTCTCGACATTCGCGCTGATCGGCTGCGCGCGTCCGGGGCGCGCTCCGGGGCCTGCCCGCCGCGTCGTGTCGCTCTCACCCTCGACCACCGAAGCAATTTTTGCTCTGGGTCACGGGGCCCGGCTGGTCGGCCGCTCGCGTTATTGTGACTTCCCCCCCGAGGTGAAGGCCGTCCGCCCGGTGGGCGGCTTCGTGGACCCGAGCCTGGAGGCCATCCTCGCGGTGAAGCCGGACCTCGTGATCGGGGTGCAGGGTCCGGGGCTGCGTGACTTTGCCGATCGCCTCGAAGCGCGCGGCATCAGCACCTACTTTCCGCCGAGCCAGAACTTCGCCGAGATCGGCGCGATGCTGGTCGGCCTCGCGCGGCTGCTCGGTGACGAAGCTGCGGGCGTCGCGGCTCGGGCCGCCATCTTTCGCGAGCGAGACAGCGTCGTGAGCGCGCTCGGCAATCGCCCTCGTCCCCGTGCACTGCTGGTGTTTGGCCTGCGACCCGTCGTCGTCGCTGCGCCGGGGAGTTTCCCCGACGAGATGCTGACGCTCGCGGGCGCGGACAACGTGATCGTCGGCGAGCGCACGCGGTTTCCAACCCTGGGAATCGAGCGAGTGCTCGCTCTCGATCCGGACGTCGTGGTCGATTCGACGGGTGGAGCGATGCGCGAAGGCATCAGCATCACCAAAGATCTTCCCGGTTGGACCGAGGTGCGTGCGGTGCGCGAAGGCCACCTCGTCGTCGTATCCGACGATCGAGTGCTACGACCCGGGCCTCGGGTCGGGCAGGGGCTCGCGGTGCTCGCACGCGCGCTGCACCCCGGGGTCGTGATCCCATGA
- a CDS encoding TlyA family RNA methyltransferase, producing the protein MKQRADLLLVERGLAASRTQAQALILAGRVSSADRRIEKPGELLPDTLELMVRGAPRFVSRGGDKLDAALDTFELDVTGAIVADIGASTGGFTDCVLGRGATRVFAVDVGHGQLAHKLRSDPRVVVMERTNARHLTPAAFDQPVSLVVVDASFIGIEKLMPAIASLLPVGGRLVALVKPQFEAGREAARRHRGVIKDTAVREAAIADARAAIESAGFSVLAECESTVPGPKGNVEHFVLAERR; encoded by the coding sequence ATGAAGCAGCGCGCCGATCTGCTGCTGGTCGAGCGCGGCCTCGCGGCTTCGCGCACCCAGGCGCAGGCGTTGATCCTCGCGGGCCGGGTGTCTTCCGCCGATCGGCGCATCGAAAAACCGGGGGAGCTCCTGCCCGACACCCTCGAGCTCATGGTCCGCGGCGCCCCGCGTTTTGTCTCGCGGGGCGGCGACAAACTCGATGCCGCGCTCGATACTTTCGAGCTCGACGTCACGGGCGCAATCGTCGCCGACATCGGCGCGTCGACCGGCGGCTTTACCGACTGTGTGCTCGGACGGGGTGCAACACGAGTCTTCGCCGTCGACGTCGGTCACGGGCAGCTCGCGCACAAACTCCGGAGCGACCCGCGAGTGGTCGTGATGGAGCGCACCAACGCGCGTCACCTGACCCCGGCCGCCTTCGATCAACCGGTAAGCCTCGTGGTCGTGGACGCTTCGTTCATCGGCATCGAGAAGCTGATGCCTGCCATCGCGAGCCTCTTGCCAGTGGGCGGCCGCCTGGTCGCCCTGGTCAAGCCCCAGTTCGAGGCAGGCCGCGAGGCCGCGCGGCGCCATCGCGGGGTGATCAAGGACACTGCGGTCCGCGAGGCGGCGATCGCGGACGCCCGCGCCGCCATCGAGTCAGCGGGGTTCTCCGTGCTCGCGGAGTGTGAGTCCACGGTGCCGGGTCCCAAGGGCAACGTCGAACACTTCGTGCTGGCCGAGCGGCGCTGA
- a CDS encoding CPBP family intramembrane metalloprotease, with translation MAEPAKPEAEKPGFFAKASDAWSDLVLTLPIFVLYHLGVVFLPVRNAADVVTSELIALADNNMVAYGGLTLLIGGVFVGVLLLMGRREALEWERFAFLAVEATVYAIAMRFIAGWVVGKVSLAGSALQGGFSGAVMSAGAGFYEEIAFRVVLFGLGLQLLKLLFPMTDPVRPRLLGVGWALASSAVFSGWHYVGAFGDPFELRSFVFRWTCGAVFTAIYAFRGFAPAVWTHTLYDLWVLVL, from the coding sequence ATGGCGGAGCCGGCGAAGCCCGAGGCGGAGAAACCCGGCTTCTTCGCCAAGGCGAGTGACGCCTGGTCGGACCTGGTGCTCACGCTGCCGATCTTCGTGCTCTATCACCTTGGGGTGGTGTTCTTGCCCGTGCGGAACGCCGCCGATGTCGTGACCAGCGAGCTGATCGCGCTCGCGGACAACAACATGGTGGCGTACGGCGGGCTGACGCTGCTCATCGGCGGAGTGTTCGTCGGCGTGCTGCTCTTGATGGGACGGCGTGAAGCCCTGGAGTGGGAGCGGTTTGCTTTCCTCGCCGTCGAGGCGACCGTCTATGCGATCGCCATGCGGTTCATCGCGGGCTGGGTGGTGGGCAAGGTGAGCCTGGCCGGCTCCGCATTGCAGGGGGGCTTTTCGGGCGCCGTCATGAGCGCTGGCGCAGGATTTTACGAGGAGATTGCCTTTCGAGTGGTCCTGTTCGGGCTCGGGCTCCAGCTCTTGAAGCTGCTGTTTCCGATGACCGACCCGGTGCGGCCGCGGCTGCTCGGTGTGGGTTGGGCGCTGGCGTCGTCAGCCGTGTTCAGTGGCTGGCACTACGTGGGTGCGTTTGGCGATCCGTTCGAGCTCCGCTCGTTCGTCTTCCGCTGGACGTGCGGCGCGGTGTTCACCGCGATCTACGCCTTCCGCGGTTTTGCTCCCGCGGTCTGGACCCACACGCTCTACGATCTCTGGGTGCTGGTGCTCTAG
- a CDS encoding decaprenyl-phosphate phosphoribosyltransferase, protein MADTPGEDQSRESGADPPDDDARPSADDTREREYEYPDGAAESGVPDVSISDNEAPKSRGDLIWRLRGVVKTIRPHQWVKNVFVLAPVVFAKEIFDPLLLWRAGAAFLAFCLLAGAVYTMNDLADVEADRQHPVKRFRPIASGRVPIPIARGLVVALVVGALLGSAMRSWPFFAAAAAYFTLNVAYSLKLKHVAYLDVGCIAAGFVLRVVGGGQATQINVSHYLLVCTALLALFLGFGKRRHELSLAAAGGGKTRAALESYSPRGLDVALTVTALATVATYVAYTLDPHTQEFFKTRWLWPSALFVVLGVWRFLFLIRSRPRAESPTQEMLKDGPFVGIVLCWVVLVMWVVYHLRPS, encoded by the coding sequence ATGGCGGACACGCCGGGTGAGGACCAGAGTCGAGAGTCGGGAGCAGACCCGCCGGACGACGACGCGCGCCCTTCGGCCGACGACACGCGCGAGCGCGAGTACGAATACCCGGACGGCGCAGCGGAATCCGGAGTGCCGGACGTCAGCATTTCGGACAACGAGGCGCCGAAGAGCCGCGGTGATCTGATCTGGCGCCTGCGCGGTGTCGTGAAGACGATCCGCCCACACCAGTGGGTCAAGAACGTGTTCGTGCTCGCGCCGGTGGTCTTCGCCAAAGAGATCTTCGATCCGTTGTTGCTGTGGCGAGCCGGCGCGGCGTTCCTCGCCTTCTGTCTCTTGGCAGGCGCCGTCTACACCATGAACGACCTCGCGGACGTCGAGGCCGATCGGCAGCACCCGGTGAAGCGATTTCGCCCCATCGCCTCAGGAAGGGTGCCGATCCCGATTGCGCGTGGGCTGGTCGTGGCGCTGGTGGTTGGCGCGCTGCTGGGCTCCGCGATGCGCTCGTGGCCGTTTTTTGCGGCGGCGGCGGCGTACTTCACGCTGAACGTTGCCTACTCACTCAAGCTCAAACACGTGGCGTACCTGGACGTGGGCTGCATCGCGGCCGGGTTCGTGCTGCGGGTGGTCGGCGGCGGTCAGGCGACGCAGATCAACGTCTCGCACTACTTGCTGGTCTGTACGGCACTCTTGGCGCTGTTTTTGGGCTTCGGGAAACGGCGCCACGAGCTGTCTCTGGCGGCGGCGGGTGGCGGGAAGACGCGAGCCGCACTCGAGTCGTATTCACCGCGTGGGCTCGACGTTGCGCTGACCGTCACGGCGCTGGCCACGGTCGCTACCTACGTTGCGTACACTCTCGATCCGCACACCCAAGAGTTCTTCAAGACCCGCTGGCTGTGGCCGAGCGCGTTGTTCGTGGTGCTCGGGGTGTGGCGCTTCCTGTTCTTGATCCGGAGCCGACCGCGGGCCGAGAGTCCGACCCAGGAAATGCTGAAAGATGGGCCATTCGTGGGCATCGTGTTGTGCTGGGTCGTGCTCGTGATGTGGGTCGTCTATCACCTCAGGCCGAGCTGA
- a CDS encoding pyridoxal phosphate-dependent aminotransferase gives MLPPIAYLDFAGRWYGQVGFDLASSGVAPVSDELLGAGVPLDDLGARDRFRQALAARYGVGTNEVVTALGASGALFAAHATLLEPGQRLLVENPSYEPLWCGAQALGVKVDRFERSFDEGYRIEPERVLDACRPETRVVAITNPHNPTGHVASDATLSELASVLAERGVILLIDEAYQELASPRTTARKLSPNIVTCSSATKCWGAGWARAGWLFLPEAHVAAALRVERYVAGLAPPVTWAWGERAVTRADRLLERVRVLQVGKRELVDAFIARHPSLAWVPPPATSVFGWVRDTRGGDLLPLIEQGIREHGVLAAPGTFFGDESAFRLGWTTDKKKLAEGLTRLAKALQLETRA, from the coding sequence GTGCTGCCGCCGATCGCCTATTTGGACTTCGCGGGTCGCTGGTACGGACAGGTCGGCTTCGACCTCGCTTCGAGCGGCGTCGCGCCCGTGTCCGACGAGCTGCTCGGCGCGGGAGTGCCTCTCGACGACCTGGGCGCGCGCGATCGTTTTCGACAGGCGCTCGCAGCGCGCTACGGCGTCGGGACGAACGAGGTCGTGACCGCCCTCGGCGCGAGCGGCGCGCTCTTCGCCGCCCACGCAACGCTGCTCGAACCCGGACAACGGCTGCTGGTCGAGAACCCCAGCTACGAACCCCTGTGGTGCGGAGCCCAAGCCCTGGGCGTCAAGGTCGATCGCTTCGAGCGCAGCTTTGACGAAGGCTACCGGATCGAGCCGGAGCGTGTGCTCGACGCCTGCCGCCCCGAGACCCGCGTGGTTGCCATCACCAACCCTCACAACCCGACCGGACACGTCGCGAGCGACGCCACGCTAAGCGAGTTGGCGTCGGTGCTCGCTGAGCGCGGTGTCATCCTCTTGATTGACGAGGCCTATCAGGAGCTGGCGTCGCCGCGCACGACCGCGCGCAAGCTGTCGCCGAACATCGTGACCTGCAGCAGCGCCACCAAGTGCTGGGGCGCTGGCTGGGCGCGCGCCGGCTGGTTGTTTCTGCCCGAGGCGCACGTCGCCGCCGCGCTGCGGGTCGAGCGCTACGTCGCGGGCCTGGCGCCGCCGGTCACCTGGGCCTGGGGTGAACGCGCCGTGACCCGCGCCGACCGCCTGCTCGAGCGAGTTCGGGTGCTGCAAGTGGGCAAACGCGAGCTGGTCGACGCGTTCATCGCGCGCCACCCGAGCCTTGCCTGGGTCCCGCCCCCCGCGACCAGCGTGTTTGGTTGGGTGCGAGACACTCGCGGCGGCGATCTGCTGCCGTTGATCGAGCAGGGGATCCGCGAGCACGGCGTCCTCGCCGCACCGGGCACGTTCTTCGGTGACGAGAGCGCCTTCCGCCTCGGCTGGACCACGGACAAGAAGAAGCTGGCAGAAGGCCTGACCCGCCTGGCCAAGGCCTTGCAGCTGGAAACACGCGCATGA